In Leptospiraceae bacterium, a genomic segment contains:
- a CDS encoding UbiD family decarboxylase, which yields MKLRSTGDFIKVLHKEKELLVIEEEVDPDLEIAEIQRRVVAKKGPALFFLKVKGSEFPVATNLYGSEKRIELAFGRKPIELVQELARLASEIMPPSFKKLWNARNLALQGLRVGTKKISPISSEILQSKIDPPNVFKLPALRSWPEDGGRFVTLPLVYTQSPNNGKGNLGMYRIQFHDELTTGMHIQIHRGGGFHHYEAKQKKESLPCHIYVGGPPALTIAAVAPLPEELSELLIASLLLGEKLKTTKDLAISSLPIVSDADFMLVGEIPPDELRPEGPFGDHYGYYALRHDYPVFKVKNIYHRKNAIWPATVVGRPPQEDHYIAEYLQDLLSPMFPLVMPKVLSVWAYEESGVHTLAAAVVKERYPKEAFTAALRILGEGHLSLSKCLMVTNVNVELKDFKKAFITVLERINVSTDIHIFANISQDTLDYTGPAVNSGSKMLLLGVGEKRNVLKEEFLGNFQSNVFKRAKVFCPGVLCVSSEIYKKGDLMADKLLEEKCIEGFIFVFLVDDVEEACNSSHSFLWTIFTRFEPAGDVYARYEVIRNHLSYKAPIVVDCRLKDWYPKVLREDLGIVKKVEERFGKIIDSIG from the coding sequence ATTAAGTTACGTTCTACCGGAGACTTTATCAAAGTCTTACACAAAGAAAAAGAACTTCTTGTAATTGAAGAGGAAGTGGATCCGGATTTGGAAATTGCTGAAATACAGAGAAGGGTAGTGGCAAAGAAAGGACCGGCTCTCTTTTTTTTAAAGGTGAAAGGTTCTGAATTTCCGGTGGCTACAAATTTATATGGCTCAGAAAAACGGATTGAACTGGCTTTTGGACGAAAACCTATAGAACTGGTTCAAGAACTGGCAAGACTCGCTTCTGAAATTATGCCACCCAGTTTTAAGAAGTTATGGAATGCGCGTAATCTGGCGCTGCAAGGCTTGCGGGTAGGAACAAAGAAAATTTCGCCTATCTCTTCGGAAATTTTACAAAGCAAAATAGATCCCCCCAATGTTTTTAAGCTCCCGGCTCTTCGTTCCTGGCCTGAAGATGGAGGACGTTTTGTAACACTTCCTTTAGTGTATACCCAGAGCCCGAATAATGGTAAGGGAAATTTGGGTATGTATAGGATTCAGTTTCATGATGAACTCACAACCGGTATGCATATCCAAATTCATCGCGGAGGAGGTTTTCATCATTATGAAGCCAAACAAAAGAAGGAAAGTTTGCCCTGTCATATTTATGTAGGAGGACCTCCGGCCCTAACTATAGCCGCGGTAGCCCCCCTTCCGGAAGAATTAAGTGAACTTCTAATTGCTTCTCTTTTACTGGGAGAAAAGTTAAAAACTACAAAAGATTTGGCTATATCTTCTCTACCTATTGTATCAGATGCTGATTTCATGTTGGTGGGAGAGATTCCACCCGATGAATTGCGACCCGAAGGGCCATTTGGAGACCATTACGGCTATTATGCTCTCCGGCATGATTACCCCGTATTTAAGGTAAAAAATATATACCACAGAAAAAATGCAATCTGGCCTGCAACAGTGGTCGGTCGTCCTCCCCAGGAAGACCATTATATAGCTGAATATTTACAGGATTTGCTCTCCCCCATGTTTCCTCTTGTGATGCCAAAAGTTTTATCTGTATGGGCCTATGAGGAGTCCGGGGTTCATACCCTTGCTGCTGCTGTAGTAAAAGAGCGCTATCCTAAAGAAGCATTTACCGCAGCCTTAAGAATTTTAGGCGAAGGACATTTATCACTTTCAAAATGCTTAATGGTTACTAACGTAAATGTGGAATTGAAAGATTTCAAAAAAGCCTTTATTACTGTATTAGAACGAATCAATGTATCAACAGACATTCATATATTTGCTAATATTTCTCAGGATACACTTGACTATACCGGCCCGGCTGTTAATAGCGGAAGTAAAATGCTTCTTTTGGGAGTTGGAGAAAAACGTAATGTATTAAAAGAGGAGTTTTTGGGTAATTTTCAATCTAATGTTTTTAAAAGAGCTAAAGTTTTTTGTCCCGGTGTTTTATGCGTTTCATCAGAGATCTACAAGAAAGGAGATTTGATGGCCGATAAGCTGTTAGAAGAAAAATGTATAGAGGGGTTTATTTTTGTATTTCTTGTAGATGATGTAGAAGAAGCCTGTAATTCGTCACATAGTTTTTTATGGACTATTTTCACCAGGTTTGAGCCGGCCGGGGATGTGTATGCTCGTTATGAAGTGATTCGAAACCATCTTTCGTATAAAGCCCCTATTGTTGTGGATTGCAGGTTAAAAGACTGGTATCCAAAAGTTCTCCGGGAAGACTTGGGAATTGTGAAAAAGGTGGAAGAACGATTTGGGAAAATTATTGATTCAATAGGTTAA
- the queG gene encoding tRNA epoxyqueuosine(34) reductase QueG: protein MEINTLKELARSRGFQLFGIAPAVIPEKDKENINLWIEEKRYGSMSWFEKNKHLRLNFESLGFEVASVIVLGILYRDVQYSRIKQTLDFKISSYALGKDYHTIIKQKSLPILQFLRERFPEKKFRQGVDSLPVAEKILGREAGLGWIGKNTNLIHSDRGSFFFLSVILSEVELEKTNQLHPDRCGTCRKCVDACPTGALEEYKIDARKCISYLTIENKEEEFSKETKKDLSGWVYGCDICQEVCPWNREKRGSKLFTEEKDFYVKSEWKTMSREKLKKLTEEEFLNLVRTSAMQRISYKQFLRNLKSE from the coding sequence ATGGAAATAAACACTTTAAAAGAATTAGCCAGATCCCGGGGCTTTCAACTTTTTGGTATTGCCCCTGCTGTGATACCTGAAAAAGATAAGGAGAATATTAATCTCTGGATTGAAGAAAAACGTTATGGTTCTATGTCCTGGTTTGAGAAAAATAAGCATTTACGACTTAATTTTGAATCTCTCGGCTTTGAAGTGGCCTCGGTGATTGTCCTCGGAATTTTATATAGAGACGTTCAGTATTCTCGTATAAAACAAACGCTGGATTTTAAAATTTCTTCCTATGCTCTGGGAAAAGATTACCATACTATAATCAAACAAAAATCTCTTCCTATTCTTCAATTTCTACGAGAAAGATTTCCTGAAAAAAAATTCAGACAGGGCGTTGATAGCTTACCTGTTGCAGAAAAAATTTTAGGCAGGGAAGCGGGACTCGGTTGGATTGGTAAGAATACCAACCTGATTCATTCGGATAGAGGTTCTTTTTTCTTTTTGAGTGTAATTCTTTCTGAAGTGGAACTTGAAAAAACAAATCAATTACATCCTGATAGGTGTGGAACCTGTCGCAAGTGTGTGGATGCCTGTCCGACTGGTGCATTAGAAGAATATAAAATAGATGCCAGGAAATGTATCTCTTATTTGACTATCGAAAATAAAGAAGAAGAATTTTCAAAGGAAACAAAAAAAGATTTATCCGGTTGGGTATATGGTTGTGATATTTGTCAGGAAGTTTGTCCCTGGAACCGGGAAAAAAGAGGAAGTAAATTGTTTACAGAAGAAAAGGATTTTTACGTCAAATCAGAATGGAAAACGATGAGCCGTGAAAAACTAAAAAAGCTTACTGAAGAAGAATTTTTAAACCTGGTCCGGACCTCAGCCATGCAAAGAATTTCATATAAGCAATTTCTAAGAAATCTGAAATCAGAATGA
- the mutY gene encoding A/G-specific adenine glycosylase codes for MKQEIIQDKLLQWFYENRRELPFRKNPEVYRIWVSEIMLQQTRVAHMLPSYQNFMQRFPSIQTLANSKEEEVLQYWKGLGYYSRALNLHKAARYIQKDCGGVFPETLSEALKIPGIGPYTARAVLSIALDKPYAVLDGNVKRVLSRFFLYEKDITLPKSHKELQELADSFLNQAKSGDHNQAMMELGALVCTQTPTCEHCPLKRDCLAKKESKAHLLPVTKKEKEKIALVLKFYIIEYSNKLLLLKEGERMFFKTIYSLPFLAQNQKEGEAYRNTETCRQLLKSFSFHKMKGFFKHSITKYDIQTEVYTTQASSIQFMKELLKSIDYKWIDKKDLINEFPSSIAKKIIKLQGKGVSAND; via the coding sequence ATGAAACAAGAGATCATACAGGATAAATTATTACAATGGTTTTATGAAAACCGAAGAGAACTTCCTTTCAGAAAAAACCCTGAAGTGTACCGCATATGGGTAAGTGAGATTATGTTACAGCAAACCCGTGTAGCCCATATGTTACCTTCCTATCAAAACTTTATGCAGCGTTTTCCTTCTATACAAACTTTAGCGAACTCCAAAGAAGAGGAAGTTTTGCAATACTGGAAAGGTCTGGGCTACTACAGCCGGGCTTTAAATCTTCATAAGGCTGCCAGGTATATACAAAAAGATTGCGGAGGAGTTTTTCCTGAAACTTTAAGTGAAGCCCTGAAAATTCCGGGCATCGGTCCTTATACAGCCAGAGCTGTATTATCCATTGCATTAGATAAGCCTTATGCTGTGTTAGATGGAAATGTAAAGCGGGTTCTGTCTCGTTTTTTTCTTTATGAAAAAGATATTACTTTACCAAAATCTCATAAAGAATTGCAAGAACTGGCTGATAGTTTTTTAAACCAGGCTAAATCGGGGGATCACAATCAGGCAATGATGGAACTCGGTGCTCTTGTCTGTACGCAAACTCCGACTTGCGAGCACTGCCCTTTAAAACGGGATTGTCTGGCAAAAAAAGAGAGCAAAGCTCATCTTCTACCTGTAACGAAAAAAGAGAAAGAAAAAATAGCTCTGGTTTTAAAATTTTATATAATAGAATATTCGAATAAACTATTACTCTTAAAAGAGGGAGAACGAATGTTTTTTAAAACTATTTATTCTCTACCTTTCTTAGCTCAAAATCAGAAAGAAGGTGAAGCTTATCGGAATACAGAAACCTGCAGGCAATTACTGAAGAGTTTCTCTTTTCATAAAATGAAAGGTTTTTTTAAACATTCCATTACTAAATATGATATTCAAACAGAAGTTTATACTACTCAGGCAAGCAGTATTCAGTTTATGAAAGAATTATTAAAAAGCATAGATTATAAATGGATAGATAAAAAAGATCTTATAAATGAATTTCCTTCATCAATAGCCAAAAAAATAATAAAACTCCAGGGAAAAGGAGTGAGTGCAAATGATTAA